The genomic stretch aagtataacaacagagggattcaactttacaggatatgaggggacagaattaggttaagatgaggtgtttggtatccagctgtacagtatttcaagtgcAATAttgcgatggcagtttgcagaaagtagcacgctactgcgcatagatatgctcaggaatatattattaatatcacactgtatttactgtactcttgatattcgtcgggaacccagttgaggacacctgcaagtgcacctggaccaggcatcgcccacctattcaaaccgacctatgacccctcatgtactgtaaatgaccagccctttgacctatgaaagaagagattacagttaactttgtttcatgctttggactattgtataaaaaccaagcctcctggccgacctcagtctattctctgaaggtcatctttccagattgactgaggaccggatccgggtggcgcaggtgaacaaacgtatgtatccattggttgtagcttcttctctgtaatagtgttgtatttctctgtgaacacccttttaagtaaatatttgttgctgcgttggaccacaacataacagatacaattggtgtcgcattcctttcctgttaggggttaaagtgtattcggCCGCACGTCTAGCTGctttgtgcttacagcatgacggtgtgcttacgcaacgtCTACGCATATCATAgaggtttaacacacacacgcttagaggttgcctcagcctgaacatttctgtattaaggtagtgctttttcttcctgtaagttaaacaaacttaacatcTCCCATACAGAATAAAGCTttttaaaacagaaaaaaattgtttTTCCAAACCTCATCTGCAAAATACTGGCTTAAAAAAAGGACTGTTGCCATCTTATAAGAGAGCATGCTTAAGACCATCAATTCAAATTTCAGCCTATCCCATTGTGTCTGCCACGGTTTCTATAGCATAAAAGATTGCCCGTGCCATAATTTCCTACATGTGGTctcatcagggccggttcaagcccgctcggcgccccgggcaggaaatggggcgtggcctaatacagggggcgtggtcagttacgcccactgtacattactagcgccgattgactgctgagcggtgcgcgatgacgtcatcgcgcaccgcacagcaaaaggtcctctccacgaagggaaactagacgcgtagcgtctagtttcccttcatggagaggaccttttgctgtgcggtgcgcgatgacgtcatcgcgcaccgctcagcaaaggtacactccacgaagggaaactagacgctacgcgtctagttcccttcacaggaggcggggacacagcgggcagcggaggcggacgcgggacacagcgggcagcagtggcggatcttgccacggtgcggcgccctccggatggcgccagcgccctccggaaggcggcgccccgggcaaaagtcctgcttgcccgtggcaagatccgctactgggtctcATACAGATATGTCAAACACTTAAAACTTCTTGAAGGCAGCGTACCACATCACTTGGTGTAAAACATGATGATGTGGCCCCTTCCTTTCCAAACACACAGGCACAGGGGGAAGAAGAGTGTTTGTGTGGAAACGCAACTTAAGTTTTGAAGCAGCACTTGAAGAGCTGCAATGAAACCTGAAGTACCTGCAGTAAGGCTGAGGCAGCAGATCAGCCCAGAGCTCCCGGCAGATCATCTCATCAACCCAGACCTGGTTCATGAGCAGAACCTGGTGCCTCTGGTAGCACTGGGCAGCAGGGATCTGGCACAGACTCCGGACACAGGAGCAATCGGAAGCAAGGCACGGCACTGGGTCTATTGATTCCACTGTCATTATACAGACTCTTTGTACACCCAGTCTTGGAGATGCTGTGCAACCTGTCCACTAAGATTCCCTGCCTGTCTCGCTGCCTCCTGCCCCTACTTCTCCTGTTGCCCCACGCTGGAGCCACCTGCCCAGATAGCTGCAAATGTGAAGAGAAGCCAAGTTACAGCATCACCTGCAGCCACCGTTCCACCGCGCCAAAACTGCCACACAACGCGGAAATACTGCGGCTCGTGGAGACCAGGATTCCCATCATTCCCAAGGGGGCATTTTCTAATGTTCCCAATATATCCCGAATATTTATAACACTAGACACGGAGCTTCAGAAGCTGGAAGCCGGAGCCTTTCAGGGACTCCGTGTGATCAGCCAAATAGAAATCCGAAGTCTCATGAGCTTGAATTGTATAGAAGCGGAAGCTTTTGAAGACCTCCCAATGCTGGATTACTTGTTGATTTTAAACACGGGATTGTCCATTTTCCCAGATCTAAGCCAAGTCCGTTCTCTGGCCGTTAATGTCTTTGTTGAGATTGCGGACAACCCGAACATGGCGTTAGTGCCAGCCTATGCCTTCCAAGGACTGGGGAACGGTTTCCTGACCCTGAAACTGTACAACAATGGCTATACCGAGATCCATGGTTATGCATTCAACGGCACCCACCTGATCACTGTGGACTTGCACAACAACGAGCGTCTGGCCGGCCTCCATGAAGATGTGTTTTTGGGTGTTCTGAGTGGCCCCACCACATTGGACATCTCAAAGACAGCGGTTGCCTCCCTTCCCACCAAAGGCCTGGAAAACCTGAAGCATCTTCAGGCTCGAAGCACCTGGTACCTGAAGAAACTGCCCCCTCTAAACACCTTTGTTCACCTGGAGGTGGCAGAACTGTCTTACCCCAGCCACTGCTGTGCCTTCACAAACTGGACCAAGAAGAAGAGCGATCTTGAATCTATTATATGCAATCAGTCCTACATACAGAACTCCCACAAGAAGCGCTCCCTGAGAACCGTTGTAGGCATAGGCCCATACTACCAGGATTACATGGACGGAGATTCCGAGACGGAGAATTCCAAGTCCACCGACTTTCTCAGCAGTAGCCACTATTCTGTTTTCTTTGAGGACCAGGGCGACGAAGAAATTGGCTTTGGGCAGGAGATAAAGAacgcacaggaacaatatacccaCGCCTTTGAGAGCTACTATGACTACATCATCTGTGGTGTCAGCGAGAAGCTGGTGTGCACGCCGGAACCTGATGAGTTCAACCCTTGTGAGGACATCATGGGCTACAACTTCCTGCGCATAGTGGTGTGGTTTGTCAACCTCTTGTCCATACTGGGGAATGCTTTTGTCCTGTTCATCCTCATCACCAGCCATTACAAGCTGACAGTGCCTCGTTTTCTCATGTGCAACCTAGCCTTTGCCGATTTCTGCATGGGCATCTACCTCATAGCCTCAGAGGACCTCCACACCCGCTCCGAGTACTACAACTATGCCATCAACTGGCAGACGGGGCCAGgctgcaacacagctggattcttcaCCGTGTTTGCCAGCGAGCTGTCAGTGTACACTCTGACTGTTATAACGCTGGAGCGCTGGTACGCCATCACCTTCGCAATGCGCCTGGACCGCAAAATCCGGCTCAGGCACGCCTCATTCATCATGCTGGGTGGTTGGGTATTTTGCTTTTTCCTAGCTCTTTTGCCGCTGGTTGGAATAAGCAGCTACATAAAGGTCAGCATCTGCTTACCAATGGACACAGAAACTGCCCTCTCCCAGGCCTACATCATCCTGGTCTTGATGCTCAACATCATCGCATTCATCATCATCTGCGCTTGCTACATCAAAATCTACATCACCGTTCGAAATCCCCATTACAAATCTGGAGACAAAGACACCA from Pseudophryne corroboree isolate aPseCor3 chromosome 5, aPseCor3.hap2, whole genome shotgun sequence encodes the following:
- the LOC134928476 gene encoding thyrotropin receptor-like, coding for MLCNLSTKIPCLSRCLLPLLLLLPHAGATCPDSCKCEEKPSYSITCSHRSTAPKLPHNAEILRLVETRIPIIPKGAFSNVPNISRIFITLDTELQKLEAGAFQGLRVISQIEIRSLMSLNCIEAEAFEDLPMLDYLLILNTGLSIFPDLSQVRSLAVNVFVEIADNPNMALVPAYAFQGLGNGFLTLKLYNNGYTEIHGYAFNGTHLITVDLHNNERLAGLHEDVFLGVLSGPTTLDISKTAVASLPTKGLENLKHLQARSTWYLKKLPPLNTFVHLEVAELSYPSHCCAFTNWTKKKSDLESIICNQSYIQNSHKKRSLRTVVGIGPYYQDYMDGDSETENSKSTDFLSSSHYSVFFEDQGDEEIGFGQEIKNAQEQYTHAFESYYDYIICGVSEKLVCTPEPDEFNPCEDIMGYNFLRIVVWFVNLLSILGNAFVLFILITSHYKLTVPRFLMCNLAFADFCMGIYLIASEDLHTRSEYYNYAINWQTGPGCNTAGFFTVFASELSVYTLTVITLERWYAITFAMRLDRKIRLRHASFIMLGGWVFCFFLALLPLVGISSYIKVSICLPMDTETALSQAYIILVLMLNIIAFIIICACYIKIYITVRNPHYKSGDKDTKIAKRMAVLIFTDFICMAPISFYALSAIMNKPLITVSNSKILLVLFYPLNSCANPFLYAIFTKAFRRDVFILLSKFGVCEHQAQVYRGQAVSPKNSSGSYSQRSSRGTGQTLANIPDVLKENQPVVGTQIDPLDDCRLTNSTQTDGWY